In Oceanococcus sp. HetDA_MAG_MS8, one DNA window encodes the following:
- the ribB gene encoding 3,4-dihydroxy-2-butanone-4-phosphate synthase yields the protein MNSTEEIIADLKAGKMVIIMDDEDRENEGDLVMLAEKVRPEDVNFMARYGRGLICLTLTRERCRQLRLPLMVNDNGAAHATKFTVSIEAAEGVTTGISAHDRARTIQAAVAPEARPEDVVQPGHIFPLMAEPGGVLNRAGHTEAGCDLARLAGAKESAAVIVEILNEDGTMARRPDLEVFAREHDIKLGTIADLIRYRLANEHTVERVVQSKVETEFGPFELMMYEDRVDKTVHMALVRGPISPEEPTLVRVHLRNTLADVVGVSHSEFGWPVRDALHTIAEAGRGVLVVLRKWETPHALVQTVSNLQRSGGRTTMDADESPNDEPEQDLRTYGIGAQILADIGVRKMRVLSAPKRMHAVSGFGLEVTEYVQHAPENPNDEH from the coding sequence ATGAATAGCACCGAAGAAATTATTGCCGATCTCAAAGCCGGGAAGATGGTCATCATCATGGATGATGAAGACCGTGAGAATGAAGGCGACTTGGTCATGTTGGCCGAAAAGGTGCGTCCGGAAGATGTGAACTTCATGGCCCGCTATGGTCGCGGTCTGATTTGCCTCACGCTGACCCGCGAACGCTGCCGGCAACTGCGACTGCCATTGATGGTCAACGACAACGGCGCGGCGCATGCCACCAAATTTACAGTCTCAATTGAAGCGGCTGAGGGTGTCACTACAGGAATTTCGGCCCATGACCGTGCGCGCACCATCCAGGCAGCCGTCGCACCTGAAGCGCGTCCAGAGGATGTGGTGCAGCCCGGACATATCTTTCCCTTAATGGCAGAACCTGGCGGTGTATTGAACCGGGCGGGGCATACGGAAGCTGGCTGCGACCTCGCGAGGTTGGCAGGGGCGAAAGAGTCAGCCGCAGTGATCGTCGAGATCCTCAACGAAGATGGCACCATGGCGCGGCGGCCGGACTTGGAAGTCTTCGCGCGCGAGCACGATATCAAACTGGGCACCATCGCCGACCTGATTCGCTACCGTTTAGCGAATGAGCACACCGTTGAGCGTGTGGTGCAGTCCAAAGTAGAAACCGAGTTTGGCCCCTTTGAACTCATGATGTACGAAGACCGGGTCGACAAGACGGTCCATATGGCCCTGGTGCGAGGGCCAATTTCGCCGGAAGAACCCACACTCGTGCGCGTGCACTTGCGCAACACACTGGCCGATGTGGTGGGTGTGTCCCACTCAGAGTTTGGCTGGCCGGTGCGTGACGCGCTGCATACCATTGCGGAAGCTGGGCGCGGGGTCTTGGTGGTGTTGCGCAAGTGGGAAACTCCTCACGCTTTAGTGCAGACGGTTTCCAACCTGCAACGCAGTGGCGGTCGCACCACCATGGATGCGGATGAATCGCCCAATGACGAGCCAGAACAGGACCTGCGCACTTACGGCATAGGCGCACAAATACTGGCCGATATTGGTGTGCGCAAAATGCGGGTTCTATCCG
- a CDS encoding riboflavin synthase — MFTGIVAAQGQLLDVQPHGDDLSLRLDATQLLAQGEPGEEGESIAVNGVCLTARDWTASSFVADVSSETLRCTSLGAVETGSAVNLERALRADDRLGGHLVSGHVDGLGTVVQREIEARSWVLGIEVPTELARYIAAKGSVCLDGVSLTVNQVEGARFTVNIIPHTAQVTTIGSWEVGTQINVEVDQIARYLERLMEATRV; from the coding sequence ATGTTTACCGGAATTGTTGCTGCCCAAGGCCAGTTACTCGATGTCCAGCCACACGGCGATGACCTCAGCTTGCGTTTGGACGCCACGCAGCTACTGGCCCAGGGCGAGCCAGGCGAGGAGGGTGAAAGTATTGCCGTCAATGGGGTGTGCTTGACCGCGCGCGATTGGACCGCCAGCAGTTTCGTGGCTGATGTGTCTAGCGAAACCTTGCGCTGTACCTCGCTGGGTGCCGTGGAGACGGGCTCCGCGGTGAATTTGGAGCGTGCCTTGCGCGCGGATGACCGACTCGGTGGTCACCTGGTCAGCGGTCATGTTGATGGCCTTGGAACCGTCGTACAGCGCGAGATTGAGGCGCGTAGCTGGGTGCTGGGAATTGAGGTGCCAACGGAACTCGCGCGTTACATCGCTGCTAAAGGCTCGGTGTGTTTGGACGGTGTGAGCCTCACCGTGAACCAAGTGGAGGGTGCGCGGTTTACCGTCAACATCATCCCGCACACCGCGCAGGTCACTACCATTGGCAGCTGGGAAGTGGGCACCCAAATTAATGTGGAAGTGGATCAAATAGCGCGTTATTTGGAGCGCTTGATGGAGGCGACGCGGGTATGA
- the ribD gene encoding bifunctional diaminohydroxyphosphoribosylaminopyrimidine deaminase/5-amino-6-(5-phosphoribosylamino)uracil reductase RibD, giving the protein MAFSATDARWMAQALRLAESATWAARPNPRVGCVLVSADGRLVGEGQTQALGGPHAEVMALRIAGKQAQGSTAYVTLEPCNHTGRTGPCAQALIEAGVSRVVCAARDPSPQAGGGLATLRAAGLSAESGLLAASAEAQMVGFLSRMRRGRPWIRLKMAGSMDGRSALPDGRSQWITGPAARRDGHRWRARACAIVSSAQTVLADGAQLTVRAVAVDEQPQRVVVDRRAILDGSQKVFDAQAPTHHLQGAQWDVATVVQFLSELPANEVLLECGPTMAAAWLRGGYVDELVIYTNPSLIGEGRPLVELPALGDLQERLQLQITDIRRLGDDCRIMANPIAPAS; this is encoded by the coding sequence ATGGCCTTTTCGGCGACCGATGCGCGCTGGATGGCGCAGGCTCTGCGTTTGGCCGAGTCTGCGACCTGGGCTGCGCGGCCAAACCCGCGGGTGGGCTGCGTTTTGGTGTCTGCTGATGGCCGCTTGGTTGGTGAGGGACAAACCCAAGCCCTGGGTGGCCCTCATGCCGAGGTCATGGCCTTGCGTATAGCGGGGAAGCAGGCGCAGGGCTCCACCGCCTATGTGACGCTGGAGCCGTGTAATCACACTGGTCGTACCGGGCCCTGCGCGCAGGCACTGATTGAGGCCGGTGTGTCGCGGGTGGTCTGCGCGGCGCGTGACCCCAGCCCTCAGGCCGGTGGTGGTTTGGCGACGCTGCGCGCCGCAGGCCTCAGCGCGGAGTCCGGGCTGCTGGCGGCGAGCGCCGAGGCTCAGATGGTTGGCTTTTTGTCGCGCATGCGCCGGGGCCGTCCTTGGATTCGGCTGAAGATGGCCGGCAGCATGGATGGTCGAAGTGCCCTACCGGACGGCCGCAGTCAATGGATTACCGGCCCTGCGGCTCGACGTGACGGTCACCGCTGGAGGGCGCGGGCGTGCGCCATCGTTAGCTCCGCCCAAACTGTGCTGGCGGATGGTGCGCAATTAACGGTGCGCGCTGTCGCCGTTGATGAACAACCCCAACGCGTCGTGGTTGATAGACGGGCGATTTTGGATGGCAGTCAAAAAGTGTTCGATGCGCAGGCTCCTACGCACCACCTGCAAGGCGCGCAGTGGGATGTGGCTACTGTGGTTCAGTTTTTGTCTGAGTTGCCGGCGAATGAGGTCTTGCTGGAATGTGGACCGACGATGGCCGCAGCTTGGCTGCGGGGTGGTTATGTAGACGAACTGGTGATCTATACCAATCCCAGCCTGATTGGTGAAGGTCGGCCTTTGGTGGAACTGCCCGCCTTAGGCGACCTACAAGAGCGGCTGCAACTACAAATCACTGACATCCGTCGCTTGGGGGATGACTGCCGTATCATGGCCAACCCCATCGCTCCTGCTAGCTGA